The Juglans microcarpa x Juglans regia isolate MS1-56 chromosome 8D, Jm3101_v1.0, whole genome shotgun sequence genomic sequence TTAGTTAGTCCaatataaaaactttttttacatctaattaaaatttagacttgcatAATATTTGACTACCATATTACCAATGATCTTAGCCGTCCCTGATACAATCCTTAATCGCACTTTATAAActattaaattatgattttgtcttgcgatcagttttctttttgagtatttttattGCTTATTCATATCCAGGATGGCTTTCCGTTTCGACAGTTTATTGTCAATCATAGAGAATTGGCTGTCATGGCTGCACTAGAGACTGTACGTGAAGCGGACTTGGAGATAGACCACTTGATATGCCAGCGGGCGAATATAAAGCCACATACAATGCTCCTCGTTAATAGAcgttataaattattaaattatgattttgtctTATATATGATCAGTTTTCTTTATTGGAATCATAGAGAATTGGCTAGGAAGCAAACAAGATCTGGAACTTTATCGGATTTTTGCTTTATGGAAACGGTGTTTGACGAACCTTGACCTACAAAAATGACTCAAAAAGAAGTATGCCCTCATCTCTATATAAACCCCTGTCGACAACCAAAACAACCATGCTCTTTGAATTCTTGTCTTTCACTGCTTTTATGGCCATTATACTTGTcctatttctctttttcttatttctacTTTGGATATGGAGGAGAATCCAAAAAACTGCCCCTCAAAAGATACTTCCACCAAAAGCAGGTGGTGCATGGCCTATAATCGACCACCTCCACCTATTACTATTAGGAGGGATGCAACTAGCTCATATAACCCTAGGTGACATGGCCGACAAGAATGGACCAATCTTCAGTATCAACTTGGGCATGCATAGAGCTATAGTAGTAAGCAGTTCAAAGATAGCTAAAGAGTGTTTCACTACTAACGATAAAGTCTTTGCCAACCGTACAAAAGCTTTGGCGGCAGAACTCATGGGTTACAACTATGCCATGTTCGGATTCAGCCCAGATGGTTCCTATTGGCGCCATGTTCGAAGAATAGCCACTCTTGAGGTCCTCTCAAATCACCGTATCGAGATGTTCAAACACATCCAAGAGTCAGAGGTAAACACCGCTATAAAAGAGATCTACGAGTTGTCGGCCAAGAACAACAACGCATTAGTGGAGATGAGAAGATGGTTCGGCTATGTAACCCTAAACGTTGTGTTTATGATGGTTATAAAGAAGCGAATTGCTTGGATTGCAACCAAGGATGAGGATGAAGGAAATGATCAATGTCGAAATGCGATGAGAGATTTCTTTGTGCTGAGTGGGACATTTGTAGCATCAGATATGCTTCCATATCTAAGATGGTTCGACTTGGGTGGGTACAAGAAGGCAATGAAGAAAACTGCAAAAAAATTAGATCAGGAGCTTGAAGGATGGCTAGAAGAACACAAGCAAAGAAGAATTTATGGGGAGGTAAAGAAGTGACATCAAGACTTTATGGATGTGATGTTGTCTATTTTCGTTGATAGTGAAGTGAATTCAAGTTATGATGCTGATACAATCAACAAGGCTACTTGTCTGGTATGCTTTTGATAACCCTATTTAAGCTAATTGCtttgcttttatatttattgaatataaagATCATTCTTGATTTGTTAAGCAAACTGATCAcgagtacctttttttttttgtttttctttcttttctaattaTCCATTGGAGTTTAACATACTATCAGGGAATTTTTCCATATCTTCAAAAGGAATCCAGCTCTCTTGTTATGGTAACTACAAAGGGTAACCTCCCCAAATTCTCAATGAATTTGTTGGTTCTTGTTTGTAGAAAGAAAATGGTAGATTTCCCGGCCAGCTTGGGCAAGGGTGTTGGAAACATCTGTCTAGCTCCCAAAGTCCGCCCAAATGGATAAATTTTggtccaacataaaaaaaaaaatttacattttaatggtggcccattatttttcaaaatgtgtGTACGGAATTCGCATAATTTaagattgtatataatattattaatattcgtccaaaaaaatcatttcaatttaaaaaaaaaaatctatttcttttttaaacacaAGATAAGCCCGAGCTAGAAGAGAGCactcataaaaaatttgaaggaaaaaaactaCAAACAGACTGCAGAAGCGAGAGGAAATTGCAAGTATTTATCATAGGCATTgctcttttttaatcttttgaggGGAATAGTTTCGTTGAATTCTATTTTAGTTTAATAtggtaaaattataaataacatatacATACATGCTAACACTTTTGCAGGGCCTCATCTTAGCGGTTACAGATACAACGACAGTGACAATGACGTGGGCGCTCTCTCTACTTCTTAATAACCGAGAGGCTCTTAAGAAAGTCCAACAAGAATTAGACCTCCAAATTGGTAGAGATAGGTCAGTGATGGAATCAGATGTGAAAAACCTAGTCTATCTTTGAGTTGTTATCAAAGAAACAACGTTTATAGCTCACTGCGCCACTTTCTGCGCCACACGAGTCTCTTGAGGATTGCACTTTGGCAGGTTATCACATCCCAAAGGGCACCCGTCTTCTTGTTAATCTATCAAAGATTCATAGAGATCCACAAGTGTGGACAGATCCAACAGAATTTCACCCAGAAAGATTCCTTACAAGCCACAAAGATGTTGACTTTAAGGGCCAGCATTTTGAGCTCATACCATTTGGTAGCGGGAGGAGAGTTTGTCCAGGAATCTCTTTTGGACTTAAAGTTATGCAACTCACACTTGCTAACTTCTTGCATGCCTTTGAGATTTCGACAGTACCAGCAGATGAACCAATAGACATGACTGAGAAAGTCAGACTTACATCCCTGAAAGCCACCCCACTAGAAGTCCATCTCACTCCACGCCTTCCTTCCTCAGCATATGCATGATCATTTGAGTATATGTTAAATAGGTACAATATTGTCAAGGAGTTTCGTAATGATCTTCATGCACAAggatatatatttagaaatgcTTTGGCATGCTCGcttgttcttgtttttatttttattttggcgtGTTCGCTTGTAAAAGTACGTACCTATCTTATGCATATTAGGGGATCATGTACCACAATTTCATAATTAAAGTATAGTAAtttgttttttggaaaatttattgTACATGTCCTTggaatttgatatttttccaaACTGATCCTGAAGTTGAAAAGGGTTCCATAAAGATCTTTAGGGTTAAGGTCTCTATTAAAATGATCCCTCCATCCTATaggaaatcagaaaaaaaaaaaaggaagggatACTAGCTCTTTGCACTAAACTATGTGTAACCATATAGGAACCAGAGTAGCTAGGTATGCAAATTGGAATTGTTTTCCTAAGTTAAAAGACTCTTTCTAGTGACATCATCATTATATCTGTTACGTTGGGGGACGTAGAAACCAGATTTGTCTTTACCCACGCACGTTTATAACCTGGCAAATGATCCCAGCTGAAAGGTCCTACAATACATACATTGAACACTAGATGAAAGACGAAACTAAACTCCTGCAAGTTATTCTAAGTCCCTGGGAACTGCATATGGACTTTTAAGCGACAGGCTGGACTTTTAACATTTCAGCTTACATTTTGTTTTCGGTACTGCAAATGGGCTTCAATGCATCAAGCTGGGCTTCACCTCTAGCCGTATATAATATACACATTTTAGCAAACAACTataaattaggaataaattttgACTTGATAACTTGCTTAATTGAATTAATGTTTTCtagaaattttaattaaattctaatatttagagcgagagataaaaatataaaaacataaatagagGCTATGTTTACCTCCTTGTTGGGTCATGCATATCTATATGACTAGCCAAGCAAAATataaatcactttgtcattAAAGTGAGTGCATTGAAAACAAGGCCACGTTTACCCCCACAACAAGGTTGTACATATTTGCAgttagccaagcagaacataaatcactttgttACTAATGTGGGAGCACTCAAAACAGATACAACAATTTCACACCTGTGCGAAGGTCAAAATAGTGACGGTCGAAGTGGCTTACCTGTATCGACGATAGGGGCAAGATCGGAGGGTGGTCGCACGAAGCATCCCATGGAGAGAAGGACTTTgcagaaggagagagaaaatgtgtGTTGGGGGGGCTAGGGAAGGAGAATTGGCAAAACAAAACCCCTGGGTCAAAAGGGTGCACTGCAccacttttctatttttcttacaAGTGGGCTGGGTTTGACATCCCTCccctttataaaaattttgtccCCAGAATTTGCAAGGGTCAGGGTCCTTACATAGTGAGCGAGGGATCATATGAACATTTTGTATCCAAAATATACTCACTTTTGATACGAGACAACAATACTTACCCCTCAAATATTTGTGAATACTTAACCCATATCTCTTCCTCAAGCTCTCAAGAAACTTCATAATTAGGATTATAACTAGACAAAATGGAATAACGCTACTAGTTTACTTagaatttttagaaatttatagcataataaaaatcttgTGATTTTTGGATGCCAAGTGGGCCACGACTGGAAGAGTGCCACATTTCACACTAATGTGCCAGGTCACCGGCCAGTAGACCCTTGAATTTGAACGCCCAAGCATACGTGGTTCCATCCTCACCATCCATTTGATCTTAAGCCTACACCTGTCAATAAATTTAGATTTGCTTTTGCTTGAGTATGCACAAAGCTTAAGCTGAGTAACACTCATTTCCCCTTCAAATGTATGGTCTGCACAATCGAGAGcattctcctttcttttcttcattttgtctcTCCACACACACCCTCCATTTATCTTCTGCTACCTCTTCTCTCATACACACATCAAATTAACTACACAATCCTTTCCTTGATTAGAAATTGTGAGAGAGTGGTAAGTGTTTACCAACTTTgctttaactttcaaattttgctGACTGTATAACTTTCTTTCCTGTTTTCTGTATTTGATTCATATGTATGTTAGCTAGTCATTGGAAGTATTTtctagtagtaaaatggttgtttgatgatgattttgttgGTTAATGGTTTCAGTTAGCAAACTTTGGAGAGTAGTTTATGAATCATGTGTTTGGTTGTTATAGGAGCTTTGTCATGAGTTTGACTTCCATTTGAGCCTCTAACTTGAGTATTGGTTTGAGCTTTAAAATTGataaagatttgattttttttgggttgctTGATGCGTTTGCAACCTGATTAAGTAAGAAAAGGGGACacatttaattgttttatgatttttactTGAGATTCAAAAGGTTAGAGCATAAGTTACGCACTGTATATGTTTTCTGACGAACGCAAGCTAGGATGTGGCATTAtactagtgaaactcctttatCTAGTCTGGAGTGAGTAATAATGGAGTGGAGTCCCTAGATTGGCAAAAAGCTGTCAATGACTTCGATTTTGGAGCAAAGGTAAGACCATTCTCGTGGATGGGTGTGCTAGGATCCTCTTGGTGAAGGTTGTCATAAATAGTcgtgtataattttatttaaatacacattattttatttatgcttcaaatTAGGTTTATTATGCAAGAGGGTTACAAATATGATTACGTGATATTTTACTTTCTCGCAGATATAGCGTTGAGCCCATTAATTATATGTCGTAGGTGACAAATGTTACATTCAATAATCTTTCCAAGTTTTTCATAAAcctttttttaactatttcatgaagttgtttaatttttttattggatgttTTTTCTTGAACACCATTTGGTTTAATGAACTTGCTACTATTTAATCAATagtttttatgttaatattttatttctttacttgttgagataaaaaaaaaaaaaaaacaaaaaacaaaataaacatttcAAGAAGCCATATATAGTTCACGTAAACATATGTCTTGTTTACCCCCTAGCAGGATCGTGCATATCTACGATTAGCCAAGCATAGCATAAATCACTTTATCATCAAAGTGAGTGCATTCAAAACAAAGCCACGTTTACCtaatggtagggttgtgcatatTTGTGGTTAGCCAAGCATAACGTAAATCACTTTGTcatcaaagtgggtgcacttaaAGCAAATGCGAAAATTTTCATACATGTGGCAAAGTCAAAACAGTGGCCATCATTTTGCACTTGTGGCAAGGTTAGAATAGAAGCCACCATTTTACACCCATGGCTAGGTCAGAATAGAGGCCGCATTATATACCGTTAAAGAAACAACACCATACTGCTTAGAAATATAGTCACCTTGAGTTTAAATGTTCTAGTCAACCACAATCCAGTGAGAAAGAGTTATCTACAACAGCAATTATAACTTATCTAGATAAACTTCTTTCGTTACATGGTTTCTATTTTAGTTGATAAGTCTTATATGTAACAATGTGTTCTTATCCAAGAGTTGTTACTTGTTAGCAAAGCTTATCAAATGTAAACTAAATATATGTtgtaattctatttaaatacgaTGAATGCACAAGGATATCATTCCGCCAAATAACAAAATCCAATCATTCTTTCATATACCTGTGGCAGGGCCTGCAACCAAAGCAAAATAGAATCTTTTGCCTCAGGGTTTACAAATACAAtgcaagaacaaaaaaaatgtacttaATAGGTAACATCGTATGATCAGATAAAAATCTCAGACttcatattcacattttatgCAATAAAGAAACATAGTACAAAACAATTGCACTTGTCTACCccagtcatgataaaatatcatattttatttctcaGATACAAAGAAAAGTGCAGAAAATAAGCGTAGTTGGTATtgtaacaaaaatatgcaagttttctcAAAAATCAACATCGATGTATTTTAGGCAAAATCTAGTATATAAGCATCGTTTAGCTGACTTTTGCGGTATACCACCTGAGCTTTGAACCCGAACAATAGCAATATCACAAcctaatccaaaaatatcaaaagcatGTTAATAACTCCAACCAATACAAAACCTACCTAActaaaaatattctataaacCAAACTATGGCTTAATAAGATACAAAGTCCATGAGCCCAAAAACTACCCATAAACAAATAGTCCATCATAGTGCCTCAAATTTACAATCGCCCAAGTACAAGATCCAAACGCAATGACGTCACCAATAG encodes the following:
- the LOC121242774 gene encoding demethylepipodophyllotoxin synthase-like, whose product is MPSSLYKPLSTTKTTMLFEFLSFTAFMAIILVLFLFFLFLLWIWRRIQKTAPQKILPPKAGGAWPIIDHLHLLLLGGMQLAHITLGDMADKNGPIFSINLGMHRAIVVSSSKIAKECFTTNDKVFANRTKALAAELMGYNYAMFGFSPDGSYWRHVRRIATLEVLSNHRIEMFKHIQESEVNTAIKEIYELSAKNNNALVEMRRWFGYVTLNVVFMMVIKKRIAWIATKDEDEGNDQCRNAMRDFFVLSGTFVASDMLPYLRWFDLGGYKKAMKKTAKKLDQELEGWLEEHKQRRIYGEVKK